Proteins found in one Ischnura elegans chromosome 11, ioIscEleg1.1, whole genome shotgun sequence genomic segment:
- the LOC124167846 gene encoding ubiquinone biosynthesis monooxygenase COQ6, mitochondrial — protein MEIMTSACCRKIVSVSLSKRFLGVSVAVVKRGISDDNAQSKNYDIIIAGGGMVGTAMACSLGRNRKFSNHKILLLEESPEKTWDLKPEYSNRVSALGAHSKMFLDSIGAWSHIEKARLKEVKKMQVWDAFSEAVITFNDENLQDDIAYVVENDVVMSAINKQLKETNGPVETIYKAKIKSFKLPSKSEYAKSGSVKVQLEDGTDFSCNLLIGADGANSRVRNAMGVNYLSWSYGQMGVVATLKLSEPTNNIVAWQRFLPTGPIALLPLNDELSSLVWSTSTEDAKLLLDLDSESFVDYINEALWKQYPIEKPVEAITKNLSSLLYNIFGPTAAAGARQLPPSVKCIVEGSKAAFPLGFGHSTKYIGPGVALIGDSAHRVHPLAGMGVNLGFGDVNCLQKKLSEAVHSGSEIGNPEYLLEYETERQRHNFPRMVFIDALHKLYGTSFMPVVLLRSVGLQLTDALKPLKKVIMKRAGA, from the exons ATGGAAATCATGACTTCTGCTTGCTGTCGTAAGATTGTGTCCGTCTCTCTTTCGAAGAGGTTCCTCGGTGTATCAGTCGCAGTTGTTAAAAGAGGCATTAGTGATGATAATGCTCAGAGTAAAAACTACGATATTATTATCGCCGGAGGGGGTATGGTTGGTACTGCTATGGCTTGTAGTTTAG GTAGGAATCGGAAGTTTTCTAATCATAAAATTCTCCTCCTCGAAGAGAGCCCGGAAAAAACGTGGGACTTAAAACCAGAATATAGTAATAGAGTGTCAGCTTTGGGTGCCCATTCGAAAATGTTCCTGGACTCCATCGGAGCTTGGAGCCACATTGAAAAAGCAAGACTAAAGGAAGTAAAGAAGATGCAG GTTTGGGATGCCTTCAGTGAAGCAGTTATTACATTCAACGATGAGAATTTGCAGGATGATATAGCCTATGTTGTGGAAAATGATGTCGTTATGTCAGCAATCAACAAGCAGTTGAAGGAAACCAATGGCCCAGTGGAAACAATATATAAAGCGAAGATAAAATCCTTCAAACTTCCCTCAAAGTCCGAGTATGCCAAAAGTGGATCGGTGAAAGTGCAATTGGAGGATGGTActgatttttcatgtaatttattg atcGGAGCTGATGGTGCAAACTCTCGTGTCAGGAATGCTATGGGCGTGAATTATCTTTCCTGGAGTTATGGGCAAATGGGTGTTGTTGCCACTCTTAAGCTCAGTGAG ccaaCGAACAACATTGTTGCATGGCAAAGGTTTCTGCCTACTGGTCCGATAGCCCTGTTGCCG cTTAATGATGAGCTTAGTTCACTGGTTTGGTCCACATCTACTGAAGATGCAAAATTGCTGCTGGATCTGGATTCGGAGAGCTTTGTGGACTACATAAATGAGGCTCTG TGGAAGCAGTATCCAATAGAGAAGCCTGTTGAGGCCATCACCAAAAACCTTAGCAGCTTGCTATACAACATTTTTGGTCCCACAGCGGCTGCAGGAGCACGACAACTTCCACCTAGCGTCAAGTGTATTGTGGAAGGATCAAAGGCAGCCTTCCCGCTCGGATTTGGCCACTCAACAAAGTACATAGGACCAGGAGTGGCTCTCATTGG agaTTCAGCTCATCGAGTCCATCCGTTGGCTGGAATGGGTGTTAACCTTGGCTTTGGCGATGTTAATTGCCTCCAAAAGAAATTATCTGAAGCTGTGCATAGTGGCAGTGAGATAG GAAACCCAGAGTACCTGCTCGAGTATGAAACAGAGCGCCAGAGGCATAATTTTCCAAGAATGGTATTCATAGATGCTTTACACAAGTTGTATGGTACTTCATTCATGCCTGTTGTAC